One Coregonus clupeaformis isolate EN_2021a chromosome 21, ASM2061545v1, whole genome shotgun sequence DNA window includes the following coding sequences:
- the ankrd12 gene encoding ankyrin repeat domain-containing protein 12 isoform X1, with the protein MAKPGTDRDGAMVDKPTGKKSKDKISPFTKTPKLDRSALLGGKEGKPPKSSMKRKLSFTVSPKERDSDTDESDPGQSTESWGESEGRLVTPCRMCLADKDGPDKKKNKKESGGSKKVPVNLLFGYPLSERKQMALLMQMTARDNSPDSTPSHPSQAPPVQKKPPSSSASRARDKVNKRNERGETPLHMAAIRGDAKHVKELISLGADVNVKDFAGWTPLHEACNLGYYDVAKVLIAAGAEVNTQGLDDDAPLHDASSSGHTDIVKLLLRHGGNAFQANRRGERPVDIADSRELELLLKGEVPLSDAEDSSSESEDPPSVNPSSVDVDDDNMDDSDVEKVSDGKRSTVKASPSMSGLDEYEFKDEEEEEDLSKALNDRHILRRELRQEEKDQLAAKQSGSVQSSKSKKTKTSSRVLYCSSDSSSDEMEMPSERRSSPTCSHGSEGHKASDASRTKKENLVTSEKKDKGSKVKKKNKSKNKNKENQEDGKENSKALVFSVATVSVSETHTDKNSRGLCGDEDSFKMSFSPKDDSSVHLFHLSATVKSPKLNHGLADKQPSFNPLKQENAKMTCVSIAEGPCLPDGVKYNHYNPESEFCTESSSSKGCKHKEKSKHHQKDVTVDAGGGAVGEDGGSSPYNKDVSVANSVDSSEGGALRKTDKDGKVVKKHKLKHKEKDKPRREYETERNRHRQKEGSRKDGHRNLEFDREFWKENFFNDDEPLPPGKTEREDCGSPQNTLGSSPVKEERGTKEKHSSSSKEKRPREERLKKERKETSAVCKEERGGKDGKLSEREERTECLSSGRVSVPEETQHNPTSVKVEPEEKPVTGTPSTADSDQLDASEKGQRDKSDRRPSVKEREADKTDKKHPDKEKKVKIEHPENSQNSMDRWKEREKERTASPGDKNHKEIEKLRALSTTKKHEESKDKKSKDKPDKRSDRERQEREYSAGEHKDRTSSDKKGKPPSEKSVDHSKSDRSKEKEKDKDCDKKKKEKSKDGSSSSSSSSNLKLLLEEKGYVSESGKTIPAKLLKTEDLPKTPEKDRRDRESRDSDRHRDRDKERHKCDKDRSKEVSKASKTKPNETETDRENRSKVKASPVTREEQRPKEKRLDNEDLRQTSFERMLSLKDQEIEQWHRKHLEKIKQKERERMKQRPSTTTDPGKLKSKAKAKMTSSSCGEPCLSKELLRSKSSESSSDVNFRDRDKPLKDSTSSRTVSLDGKTLSCLSGKLVAGMENSLSRSPRPESERSGLMSRSVSMVSVASSEDSCQATMLTPRPIEYDSDMTLEASQDSQPPFLQSSLLSHSRSPAVHDKDYNSLPEAVGQGNRTPLQSRHASPYLRAILDEDANCATASEGKPFETQSKAAVVPAAQPSEESTSVKPLETCADPEESQSQSGPVQMLPNLPNPRTDADLNTESEGNTTPRTDADLNTESEGNTTPRTDADLNTESEGNTAPRTDAALNTESEGNTASGVLLPPQASNTRDPHVKDSSTLPQAGVPQIATPAPRGSSSTSDPLLIRDVQCIPVETSSAEPECSRKELPSEDMVASSSLSSRPLFSSLSASQSWQTLPNASMVTSLQMQTETDPSLALDPKDKAPVESAASSAESRAAVESPESALVASRPEWMDNPVASTSASTEESMATTTSKTKDSPEEMDTDVNSQEDCKKSRFSSDDVGPSDPQPDKNDQLTPSTVSRCPSPEHKGQETSDAPDRTLEKSRGPEAMSTERASYWSSSECSSTVAVPEVKSEPCPEPMEMSSTSEERPEGQTPSIVGSDHTQSTSGQSSNFQQGSQTDQSGSGSSYSSSGVSASSSPQSADRDSDSSGAKAKVLSLTMEEDQDFQQTHPRKRKMPRMSTSNQAGGSTQQQSLAAIVDSLKLEEIEPYQTERANPYYEFLHIRKKIEEKRKVLLSVIPQPPQYYDEYVTFTGSYLLDGNPLSKLCIPTITPPPSLPDQLKEMFKQQEVVRMKLRLQHSIEREKLIVSNEQEVLRVHYRAARTLANQTLPFSACTVLLDAEVYNMPQDAQASGMMSRTVESGDQDGKTSVRDRFNARQFMSWLQDVDDKFDKLKTCLLMRQQHEAAALNAVQRLHWQLKLQELDPAMYKSTSIFDIPEFYIPLVEVNDDFDLTPI; encoded by the exons ATAAAGACGGCCCGGATAAGAAGAAAAACAAGAAGGAGTCTGGGGGAAGTAAGAAGGTCCCGGTCAATCTTCTGTTTGGCTACCCGCTGTCGGAACGCAAGCAGATGGCCCTACTGATGCAGATGACCGCCAGGGACAACAGCCCAG actCGACCCCCAGCCACCCGTCCCAGGCCCCCCCGGTGCAGAAGAAGCCCCCCAGCAGCTCGGCCTCCAGAGCGAGGGACAAGGTGAACAAGAGGAACGAGCGTGGAGAGACGCCGCTACACATGGCGGCCATACGAGGGGACGCCAAGCATGTCAAGGAGCTCATCAGCCTCGGGGCCGACGTCAACGTCAAAGACTTTGCAG GCTGGACCCCTCTTCACGAGGCATGTAACCTTGGTTACTACGATGTGGCCAAGGTCCTGATCGCGGCAGGCGCAGAGGTCAACACTCAGGGTCTGGATGACGACGCGCCGCTCCACGATGCCTCCAGTAGTGGACACACAGAC ATTGTGAAGCTGCTGCTGAGACATGGAGGGAATGCGTTCCAGGCCAACAGGCGAGGGGAGCGACCCGTAGACATCGCTGATTCCCGGGAGCTGGAGCTCCTCCTAAAGGGGGAGGTGCCCCTCTCAGACGCAGAGGATAGCTCCTCAG AGTCTGAAGACCCTCCGTCGGTAAACCCCTCAAGTGTGGACGTGGATGATGACAACATGGATGACTCGGACGTGGAGAAGGTCTCTGACGGCAAACGGAGCACCGTGAAGGCCTCACCCTCCATGTCCGGCCTGGATGAGTATGAGTTCAAAGacgaggaggaagaagaagaccTGAGTAAAGCCCTGAACGACAGACACATCCTCCGGAGAGAGCTGAGGCAGGAAGAGAAGGATCAATTGGCCGCGAAGCAGAGCGGCTCTGTCCAGTCCTCTAAGTCTAAGAAGACAAAGACGTCGTCCCGCGTCCTGTACTGCAGCTCGGATAGTTCCAGTGATGAGATGGAGATGCCGTCAGAGAGAAGGAGCTCTCCGACCTGCTCCCACGGCTCGGAGGGACACAAGGCGTCAGACGCCAGCAGGACTAAGAAAGAGAACCTCGTGACTTCCGAAAAGAAAGACAAAGGCAGTAAAGTAAAGAAGAAGAACAAGAGCAAGAACAAGAACAAGGAGAACCAGGAGGACGGGAAGGAGAACAGCAAAGCTCTGGTGTTCTCCGTAGCCACCGTGTCTGTGTCAGAGACGCACACGGACAAGAACAGCCGGGGTCTCTGTGGGGACGAAGACTCGTTCAAGATGTCCTTCAGTCCCAAGGACGACTCGTCCGTCCACCTCTTCCACCTGTCCGCCACCGTCAAGTCCCCCAAGCTCAACCACGGCCTGGCCGACAAGCAGCCGTCCTTCAACCCGCTCAAACAGGAGAACGCCAAGATGACCTGCGTCTCGATTGCCGAAGGCCCCTGTCTGCCGGATGGTGTCAAGTACAACCACTACAACCCAGAGTCCGAGTTCTGCACGGAAAGCTCCAGTAGTAAAGGCTGCAAGCACAAGGAGAAGAGCAAGCACCACCAGAAGGACGTCACCGTGGACGCTGGCGGTGGTGCGGTGGGGGAAGATGGGGGCTCCAGTCCGTATAATAAAGACGTCAGCGTGGCCAACAGTGTCGACAGCTCTGAGGGTGGTGCCTTACGGAAAACGGACAAGGACGGCAAGGTGGTCAAGAAGCATAAGCTAAAACACAAGGAGAAGGACAAGCCCAGGAGGGAGTATGAGACGGAGAGGAACCGCCACCGGCAGAAAGAGGGCAGTAGGAAGGACGGCCACAGGAACCTGGAGTTCGACCGGGAGTTCTGGAAAGAGAACTTCTTCAATGATGACGAACCTTTGCCTCCAGGGAAAACGGAGAGGGAGGACTGCGGATCTCCTCAGAATACATTGGGCAGCTCTCCTGTcaaggaagagagagggacaaAAGAAAAACACTCATCTAGCAGCAAGGAGAAGAGGCCGAGAGAGGAGCGCttgaagaaagagaggaaagagaccTCTGCTGTCTgtaaagaggagagggggggaaaggATGGGAAGCTCAGTGAGCGTGAGGAGAGAACGGAGTGCCTAAGCTCTGGACGGGTTTCGGTTCCTGAGGAGACGCAGCATAACCCCACCAGTGTGAAAGTCGAACCGGAGGAGAAACCGGTAACGGGGACCCCGTCTACGGCTGATTCAGACCAGCTGGATGCCTCTGAGAAAGGCCAGCGGGACAAATCAGACAGGAGGCCTTCTGTAAAGGAACGGGAGGCTGACAAGACGGATAAAAAGCATCCTGACAAGGAGAAGAAGGTCAAGATTGAGCACCCTGAGAATTCCCAGAATTCCATGGATCgctggaaagagagggagaaggaaaggaCGGCGTCCCCTGGTGACAAGAACCACAAAGAGATCGAGAAGCTCAGAGCCTTGTCCACGACGAAAAAACACGAGGAGAGCAAGGACAAGAAGAGCAAAGACAAGCCAGATAAGAGGAGTGACagggagaggcaggagagggagTACAGCGCGGGAGAACACAAAGACAGGACGAGCTCCGATAAGAAAGGAAAACCACCCTCAGAGAAATCCGTGGACCACAGTAAATCAGATCGGTCTAAGGAAAAGGAGAAAGACAAAGACTGCGATAAGAAGAAAAAGGAAAAATCTAAAGACggctcttcctcatcttcctccagCTCTAACCTGAAGCTTCTCTTGGAGGAGAAGGGCTATGTGTCTGAAAGTGGCAAGACCATACCAGCAAAACTACTAAAGACCGAGGACCTCCCAAAGACGCCAGAGAAAGACCGGAGAGACCGAGAATCCAGAGACTCTGACCGGCACCGAGATCGGGACAAAGAGCGTCACAAGTGCGACAAGGACCGTTCCAAGGAGGTTAGCAAGGCCAGTAAGACCAAACCCAACGAGACCGAGACTGACCGAGAAAACAGGTCCAAAGTTAAGgcctcacctgtcacccgggAAGAGCAGAGGCCCAAAGAGAAACGTCTGGACAACGAAGACCTGAGGCAGACCAGCTTCGAACGCATGCTGAGTCTGAAGGACCAGGAGATTGAACAGTGGCACCGGAAACACCTAGAAAAGATCAaacagaaggagagggagaggatgaaacAACGGCCCTCTACGACGACAGACCCAGGGAAGCTCAAAAGCAAAGCCAAGGCCAAGATGACGTCCTCATCTTGTGGAGAACCGTGCTTGAGCAAAGAATTGCTTCGCTCCAAGAGCTCTGAAAGCTCCTCCGATGTTAACTTCCGGGACCGAGACAAACCCCTTAAGGACAGCACCAGCTCCAGAACCGTGTCTCTGGACGGGAAGACACTCTCCTGCCTCAGTGGGAAGCTGGTGGCTGGTATGGAGAACAGCTTGAGCAGGTCCCCCAGGCCAGAAAGTGAGCGGTCGGGTCTCATGTCCAGGTCTGTGTCCATGGTCTCTGTGGCCAGCTCTGAGGACTCCTGTCAGGCCACCATGCTGACGCCGAGACCCATCGAGTACGACTCGGATATGACCCTGGAAGCCTCCCAGGACTCTCAGCCGCCTTTCCTCCAGTCTTCCCTCCTCTCACATTCTAGATCGCCTGCCGTTCACGACAAAGACTACAACAGTCTTCCAGAAGCGGTGGGGCAAGGTAACCGGACTCCGCTGCAGAGCAGACACGCTTCCCCTTACCTTAGGGCTATTCTGGACGAAGATGCTAACTGTGCAACGGCGTCTGAGGGCAAACCGTTCGAAACTCAGTCAAAGGCCGCCGTGGTGCCTGCTGCTCAACCCAGTGAAGAGTCCACAAGTGTTAAGCCTTTAGAAACCTGTGCAGATCCAGAGGAGAGCCAAAGTCAAAGCGGTCCTGTTCAGATGCTTCCGAATCTCCCTAATCCAAGAACAGATGCAGATCTCAACACTGAGAGTGAAGGGAACACCACTCCAAGAACAGATGCAGATCTCAACACTGAGAGTGAAGGGAACACCACTCCAAGAACAGATGCAGATCTCAACACTGAGAGTGAAGGGAACACCGCTCCAAGAACAGATGCGGCTCTCAACACTGAGAGTGAAGGGAACACCGCTTCAGGTGTCCTTCTCCCACCTCAAGCATCCAACACCAGAGATCCTCACGTAAAGGACTCCTCAACACTTCCGCAGGCTGGTGTCCCACAGATAGCTACACCAGCACCGAGAGGGTCTTCTTCCACCTCTGACCCTCTCCTAATACGGGACGTACAGTGTATCCCTGTAGAGACCTCCAGTGCGGAGCCTGAATGTAGTAGGAAGGAGCTGCCCTCTGAGGACATGGTGGCGtcgtcatctctctcctctcgaccactgttctcatctctctctgctaGCCAGTCATGGCAAACCCTTCCAAACGCCAGTATGGTGACCTCACTGCAGATGCAGACGGAGACTGATCCATCTCTGGCTCTCGATCCTAAAGATAAAGCTCCAGTTGAGAGTGCAGCCAGCAGCGCTGAAAGCAGAGCAGCTGTAGAGAGCCCTGAGAGTGCGTTAGTAGCGTCTAGACCGGAATGGATGGACAACCCAGTAGCTTCCACCAGTGCTAGCACAGAGGAGTCCATGGCGACCACCACCAGCAAAACCAAGGACTCTCCAGAGGAGATGGACACTGACGTGAACAGTCAAGAAGACTGTAAGAAATCCAGATTCTCCAGTGACGACGTGGGTCCTAGCGATCCTCAGCCGGACAAAAACGACCAGCTTACACCGTCCACTGTGTCGCGCTGCCCGAGCCCTGAACACAAGGGACAAGAAACGTCCGATGCTCCTGACCGCACATTGGAGAAGAGCAGAGGTCCTGAGGCCATGTCAACAGAAAGGGCTAGTTATTGGTCTTCATCAGAGTGCAGTAGTACGGTCGCCGTCCCTGAGGTGAAGTCAGAGCCATGCCCAGAGCCAATGGAAATGTCTTCTACCTCCGAGGAGAGACCAGAAGGACAGACTCCCTCGATTGTTGGATCAGACCACACCCAGAGTACTTCTGGACAGAGTAGTAACTTCCAGCAGGGCTCTCAGACAGACCAGAGCGGTAGTGGTAGTAGTTACAGCAGCAGTGGGGTCTCTGCTAGCTCTTCCCCCCAGTCTGCAGACAGAGACTCTGACTCCTCCGGGGCTAAGGCCAAGGTCCTCTCCCTAACCATGGAGGAGGACCAGGACTTCCAGCAGACACACCCCAGGAAGAGGAAGATGCCCAGGATGTCTACCTCCAACCAGGCTGGAGGCAGCACGCAacag CAGTCTCTGGCGGCCATCGTTGACTCTCTGAAGCTGGAGGAGATTGAGCCGTACCAGACAGAGAGGGCCAACCCTTACTACGAGTTCCTGCACATCCGCAAGAAGATCGAGGAGAAGCGCAAAGTGCTGCTGAGCGTCATCCCCCAGCCGCCGCAGTATTACGACGAATACGTGACGTTTACAGGATCTTACCTGCTGGACGGGAACCCGCTCAGCAAACTCTGTATTCCAACT ATAACTCCCCCTCCGTCTCTGCCGGACCAACTGAAGGAGATGTTTAAACAGCAGGAGGTTGTTCGTATGAAGCTGCGCTTGCAACACAGCATTGAACGG GAAAAGTTGATAGTTTCCAACGAGCAGGAGGTGTTACGAGTCCACTACCGGGCTGCCAGAACGCTAGCCAATCAGACACTCCCGTTCAGTGCATGCACCGTGCTATTGGACGCCGAGGTGTACAACATGCCTCAGGATGCCCAGGCAAGTGGCATGATGTCACGCACTGTAGAATCA GGTGACCAAGATGGCAAGACGTCGGTGAGGGATCGTTTCAACGCACGCCAGTTTATGTCCTGGTTGCAAGATGTGGACGACAAGTTTGATAAACTCAAG acgtgTTTGCTGATGCGGCAGCAGCATGAGGCAGCAGCTCTAAATGCTGTACAGCGTCTCCACTGGCAGCTGAAACTCCAGGAGCTGGATCCAGCCATGTACAAGTCCACCTCCATCTTCGACATACCCGAGTTCTACATCCCCCTGGTAGAGGTCAACGACGACTTTGACCTCACGCCCATATGA